From a single Saimiri boliviensis isolate mSaiBol1 chromosome 15, mSaiBol1.pri, whole genome shotgun sequence genomic region:
- the NDUFAF6 gene encoding NADH dehydrogenase (ubiquinone) complex I, assembly factor 6 isoform X5 produces the protein MNIIDEREKNLDDKAYRNIKELENYAENTQCCLLYLTLEILGIKDLHADHAASHIGKAQGIVTCLRATPYHVSRRKVFLPMDICMLHGVSQEDFLRRNQDKNVRDVIYDIASQAHLHLKHARSFHKSVPVKAFPAFLQTVSLENFLKKIQRVDFDIFHPSLQQKNSLLPLYLYIQSWRKIY, from the exons ATGAACATCATTGATGAAAGA gaaaaaaatctagatgACAAAGCATATCGTAacatcaaggaactagaaaattaTGCTGAAAACACACAGTGCTGTCTTCTTTACTTAACACTAGAAATATTgg GTATAAAGGATCTTCATGCAGATCATGCTGCAAGTCATATTGGAAAAGCACAAGGCATTGTCACTTGCTTGAGAGCAACACCATATCATGTGAGCAGAAGAAAGGTGTTCCTTCCCATGGATATTTGTATGCTG CATGGTGTTTCACAAGAGGACTTTCTACGGAGGAACCAAGATAAAAATGTGAGAGATGTAATATATGACATTGCCAGTCAGGCACACTTGCACCTTAAACAT gCTAGGTCCTTTCACAAAAGTGTTCCTGTGAAAgcatttcctgcttttcttcaaACG gtTTCTCTAGAGAACTTTCTAAAGAAAATTCAGCGAGTAGATTTTGATATATTCCACCCATCTTTACAGCAGAAGAATTCATTACTTccattatatttgtatattcaatcatggagaaaaatatattaa
- the NDUFAF6 gene encoding NADH dehydrogenase (ubiquinone) complex I, assembly factor 6 isoform X4, translated as MWNWLRLAVKRHNLTKRWLMNIIDEREKNLDDKAYRNIKELENYAENTQCCLLYLTLEILGIKDLHADHAASHIGKAQGIVTCLRATPYHVSRRKVFLPMDICMLHGVSQEDFLRRNQDKNVRDVIYDIASQAHLHLKHARSFHKSVPVKAFPAFLQTVSLENFLKKIQRVDFDIFHPSLQQKNSLLPLYLYIQSWRKIY; from the exons GCTGTTAAAAGACATAATCTGACTAAAAGATGGCTTATGAACATCATTGATGAAAGA gaaaaaaatctagatgACAAAGCATATCGTAacatcaaggaactagaaaattaTGCTGAAAACACACAGTGCTGTCTTCTTTACTTAACACTAGAAATATTgg GTATAAAGGATCTTCATGCAGATCATGCTGCAAGTCATATTGGAAAAGCACAAGGCATTGTCACTTGCTTGAGAGCAACACCATATCATGTGAGCAGAAGAAAGGTGTTCCTTCCCATGGATATTTGTATGCTG CATGGTGTTTCACAAGAGGACTTTCTACGGAGGAACCAAGATAAAAATGTGAGAGATGTAATATATGACATTGCCAGTCAGGCACACTTGCACCTTAAACAT gCTAGGTCCTTTCACAAAAGTGTTCCTGTGAAAgcatttcctgcttttcttcaaACG gtTTCTCTAGAGAACTTTCTAAAGAAAATTCAGCGAGTAGATTTTGATATATTCCACCCATCTTTACAGCAGAAGAATTCATTACTTccattatatttgtatattcaatcatggagaaaaatatattaa